A portion of the Leptospira noumeaensis genome contains these proteins:
- a CDS encoding YiiX family permuted papain-like enzyme has protein sequence MNLILRFVLIIFLSATSSFAKPIDISKLEEGDIIFHESKSEQATAIKLATKSRYTHVGMIFKYGDTFKVLEAIEPVKITDIHKFIQRGSNKHFVIKRIQNSKLTLTPDTLQKMKDYGNSLLGKHYDLYFEWSDDRIYCTELVWKLYDKFTGIKIGDLKTLKDFDLSSKQVQTLMKKRYGKNIPYAEPVISPVDMFQSKELITVME, from the coding sequence ATGAATTTGATCCTTAGATTTGTATTGATTATTTTTCTCTCTGCTACAAGCAGCTTTGCAAAACCGATTGATATTTCCAAACTAGAGGAAGGTGATATTATCTTCCATGAGTCAAAATCAGAACAAGCAACGGCTATCAAACTGGCAACCAAATCCAGATACACTCACGTAGGGATGATTTTTAAATATGGAGATACTTTTAAAGTATTAGAAGCCATTGAACCAGTCAAAATCACAGACATCCACAAATTCATCCAACGTGGTTCAAACAAACATTTTGTAATCAAACGAATCCAAAACTCAAAGTTAACGTTAACTCCTGATACCCTGCAAAAAATGAAAGATTATGGAAATTCTCTACTCGGTAAACATTATGATCTCTATTTTGAGTGGTCAGATGATAGGATTTATTGCACGGAACTTGTCTGGAAACTTTATGACAAATTTACTGGTATCAAAATTGGAGATTTAAAAACACTAAAAGACTTTGATCTATCTTCGAAACAAGTCCAAACGCTGATGAAAAAAAGATACGGAAAAAATATCCCGTATGCGGAACCTGTCATTTCACCAGTTGACATGTTCCAATCCAAAGAATTGATTACAGTGATGGAGTGA
- a CDS encoding acyl carrier protein codes for MIVYVTILIVFFYFIGMILFKKRRYDSSFNLVFKERVTLTKNHFFQTFYKDKIPEFIVIQTLSILDELLPFDTSKLYPDDSFTGNLNFLWKYTDEFTDIEIIERLENNFNIEISNEEAKNINSFDDIVKLVAKKLNHS; via the coding sequence ATGATAGTTTATGTAACAATCCTAATTGTATTTTTTTACTTTATTGGTATGATTCTTTTCAAGAAACGTCGCTATGATTCCTCATTTAATCTTGTTTTTAAGGAAAGAGTAACACTTACTAAAAATCATTTTTTCCAAACATTTTACAAAGACAAAATCCCTGAATTCATAGTGATTCAAACTTTAAGTATTTTGGATGAATTGTTGCCGTTTGATACAAGTAAACTTTATCCGGATGATTCTTTCACAGGAAACCTAAATTTTTTATGGAAATATACAGATGAATTTACCGATATTGAAATCATTGAAAGGTTGGAAAATAATTTCAATATAGAAATTAGTAACGAAGAAGCTAAAAACATAAATTCCTTTGACGACATTGTCAAACTTGTCGCAAAAAAACTAAACCACTCCTAA
- a CDS encoding SRPBCC family protein yields the protein MTTNKNEVKLERRGETEVVFTRYFDAPRELVFDCHTKPELMKKWLIGPEGMVLETCEQDLKVGGKYLYLYADQNGNKSGVYGTFREVVVPETLANTENYIMDMATFDPKAPEDPNATFESRTFITEGKRTLMRHLCRYASAEMCKMMVESGAADGMAECYLELDKLLGEMG from the coding sequence ATGACAACAAACAAAAATGAAGTTAAGTTAGAACGTCGAGGTGAAACAGAAGTTGTATTTACAAGATACTTCGACGCACCGAGAGAATTGGTTTTTGACTGTCATACCAAACCTGAGTTAATGAAAAAGTGGCTGATTGGGCCTGAAGGTATGGTGCTTGAAACTTGTGAACAAGATTTGAAAGTCGGTGGTAAATACTTGTATCTCTATGCAGATCAAAATGGAAACAAATCTGGTGTATACGGAACTTTTCGAGAAGTGGTTGTTCCTGAAACTTTAGCCAATACCGAAAATTATATTATGGATATGGCAACCTTCGACCCGAAGGCTCCCGAAGATCCAAATGCCACATTCGAATCACGTACCTTTATTACGGAAGGCAAACGAACACTGATGAGACACCTTTGTCGATATGCTTCAGCGGAAATGTGTAAGATGATGGTGGAATCGGGCGCGGCCGATGGAATGGCGGAGTGTTATTTGGAGTTGGATAAGTTACTCGGAGAAATGGGGTAA
- a CDS encoding ArsR/SmtB family transcription factor: MQTLDATFSALADPTRRAILMRLAKGDLTVMELAKPFRMSQPAISKHLKVLEEAGLVSTTIRAQERPRRLETAPLKTAIDWIEKYRQMWEKRYQVLDGLLLELQTIQTKGEKKNDNKQK, from the coding sequence ATGCAAACACTTGACGCCACATTTTCTGCTCTTGCTGATCCCACTCGTAGGGCCATCCTTATGCGCCTTGCGAAAGGTGACTTAACGGTCATGGAACTTGCCAAACCGTTTCGTATGAGCCAACCTGCTATTTCCAAACACCTGAAAGTTTTGGAAGAGGCTGGACTTGTTTCTACTACCATCCGGGCCCAAGAGAGGCCACGTAGATTGGAAACAGCACCACTTAAAACGGCAATCGACTGGATCGAAAAATATCGGCAAATGTGGGAAAAACGATATCAAGTGTTAGATGGACTACTTTTAGAATTACAAACGATACAAACCAAGGGAGAGAAAAAAAATGACAACAAACAAAAATGA
- a CDS encoding DUF4180 domain-containing protein, with protein sequence MDIRKTNKNNIDIAVVDSEDTLITDGSTALDLFATLQYDSGCDRFVLKQSHFAREFFDLKTGLAGEVLQKIVNYRMKLAIVGDFSIYSSKSLSDFIYEINSGRDVFFLTTEEEAINRLTNI encoded by the coding sequence ATGGACATTCGTAAAACTAACAAAAACAATATAGATATCGCAGTTGTCGACTCTGAGGACACACTCATTACCGATGGTTCCACCGCCCTAGACCTTTTTGCCACCTTACAATATGATTCTGGATGTGATCGGTTTGTATTGAAACAGTCTCATTTTGCCAGGGAGTTCTTTGATTTAAAAACAGGACTTGCGGGAGAAGTATTACAAAAAATAGTCAACTACCGGATGAAACTGGCAATCGTTGGTGATTTTTCTATCTATTCCAGCAAAAGCCTAAGTGATTTTATCTATGAAATAAACTCAGGGAGAGATGTTTTTTTTCTAACTACCGAGGAGGAAGCAATAAACCGCCTAACAAATATATAA
- a CDS encoding aldo/keto reductase: protein MKVPQIEFPKHKFSISRLVYGMWRLHEDKEGTSPERIIKKIETCLSLGIDTFDHADIYGNFENEKLFGHALAKLPSLKSKIKIITKTGIQVPGSKFPTKHYNTSKEHIRYSVERSLRKLQVEKLDVVLIHRPDPLMNPYELADIFENLITEGKVNHFGVSNFTPSQFQMLQSVYRKPLFTNQVEFHPFHTEPLFNGTFDQMLEHKIHPMIWSPTGGGKIFTPKSEREVATVSKLKEIAKGYGCAVDQILYSWFLNHPAGLVPILGTNDPERIQSAAECFFCPITRLEWFSILEAARGKEVA, encoded by the coding sequence ATGAAAGTTCCACAAATTGAATTTCCGAAACATAAATTTTCAATTTCAAGATTAGTGTATGGGATGTGGAGGTTACATGAAGATAAAGAAGGAACCTCACCGGAACGAATCATAAAAAAAATAGAAACTTGTCTTAGTCTTGGGATTGATACTTTTGATCATGCAGATATCTATGGGAACTTTGAAAACGAAAAACTATTTGGCCATGCTTTGGCAAAGTTACCTTCCTTAAAATCAAAAATCAAAATCATTACCAAAACGGGAATCCAAGTGCCGGGGTCAAAATTTCCCACCAAACATTATAATACATCCAAAGAACATATTCGTTATTCTGTGGAACGTTCGTTACGAAAACTCCAAGTCGAGAAATTGGATGTAGTTCTCATTCATAGACCCGATCCTTTGATGAATCCGTATGAATTAGCAGATATATTTGAAAATCTAATCACTGAGGGTAAAGTAAACCACTTTGGAGTTTCGAATTTTACTCCTTCACAATTCCAAATGTTACAATCGGTCTACAGGAAACCTCTTTTTACAAACCAAGTTGAGTTTCATCCTTTCCACACAGAACCCTTGTTTAATGGAACATTTGACCAGATGTTAGAACACAAAATCCATCCTATGATTTGGTCACCTACGGGGGGAGGTAAGATTTTTACACCCAAGTCAGAAAGGGAAGTGGCCACGGTTTCGAAACTGAAAGAAATTGCAAAAGGATATGGGTGCGCAGTAGACCAAATTCTATACTCATGGTTTTTGAACCACCCTGCGGGCCTAGTTCCCATTTTGGGAACCAATGATCCAGAACGGATCCAATCGGCTGCAGAATGTTTTTTTTGCCCGATCACGCGACTCGAATGGTTTTCCATTTTAGAAGCGGCTCGCGGGAAAGAGGTGGCTTAG
- a CDS encoding LLM class flavin-dependent oxidoreductase, whose product MNPIPKAPAIRSENPAVEVSWFCDLCNGDYEYLGVPDGSLRSSFEHCSDIIRLVDELGYQNILLPSSYQTGQDTLTFAAAASQFTEQISLLTAIRCGEIHPPMLARTLSTLDHMLKGRLNINIISSDLPGTQRDSKTRYEISKEVIQILQQGWTRDHIKFQGKHYQFDLPSDPVKSYQQNGGPLLYFGGISPDARTLCAEFCDVFLMWPETEERLADTMQDLSKRAVSFGRTIDFGLRIHLIVRETEKEAKDAAKQLLSKIDVERANDIKHRALDSNSAGVLRQDELRKSADSDLFIEPMVWSGIGLARSGCGSAIVGTPEQVYEKIQRYIQMGIRAFIFSGYPLIEESKLFAKSVLPKLQTVNFAEAQNRKPKGIPITPLTTGERK is encoded by the coding sequence ATGAACCCGATTCCTAAAGCACCAGCCATTCGATCCGAAAATCCTGCCGTAGAAGTTTCCTGGTTTTGTGACCTGTGTAATGGAGACTATGAATATTTGGGAGTGCCAGATGGTTCTTTACGTTCTAGTTTCGAACATTGTTCGGATATCATTCGTTTGGTGGATGAACTCGGGTATCAAAACATTCTCCTTCCTTCTTCTTACCAAACAGGCCAAGATACTTTAACTTTTGCGGCCGCTGCTTCTCAATTTACAGAACAGATATCTCTTCTAACAGCAATTCGGTGTGGCGAAATTCATCCACCAATGCTTGCGAGGACTTTGTCAACGTTAGATCATATGTTAAAGGGAAGACTCAATATCAATATCATCTCTTCGGATCTTCCTGGAACCCAAAGAGATTCCAAAACAAGATATGAAATTTCGAAAGAGGTCATTCAAATTTTGCAACAAGGTTGGACAAGGGATCATATCAAGTTCCAAGGAAAACACTATCAGTTTGATTTGCCTTCTGATCCAGTGAAGTCTTACCAACAAAATGGAGGACCTCTGCTTTATTTTGGTGGAATTTCTCCTGATGCAAGAACTCTGTGTGCAGAATTTTGCGATGTATTTTTAATGTGGCCAGAAACGGAAGAAAGACTTGCTGATACAATGCAAGACTTAAGCAAACGAGCAGTTTCCTTCGGAAGAACTATCGATTTTGGACTTCGTATCCATTTGATTGTGAGGGAAACAGAAAAAGAAGCAAAAGATGCCGCAAAACAATTGTTATCAAAGATTGATGTAGAAAGAGCAAATGATATCAAACACCGAGCATTGGATTCGAATTCGGCAGGAGTTCTTCGTCAAGATGAACTTCGTAAGTCTGCGGACTCAGATTTATTCATTGAACCAATGGTCTGGTCGGGGATAGGCCTTGCTCGTTCAGGTTGTGGGTCTGCTATTGTAGGAACACCGGAACAGGTGTATGAAAAAATCCAAAGATACATCCAAATGGGAATTCGTGCTTTTATTTTCTCTGGTTATCCATTGATTGAGGAATCGAAACTTTTTGCTAAATCAGTCCTTCCTAAGTTACAAACCGTCAATTTTGCAGAAGCGCAAAATCGGAAACCAAAAGGGATTCCCATTACACCACTCACCACAGGAGAAAGAAAATGA